AGAGCCAGGGCTCTTTATCGGTGACCTCGGTTAGCCCGGCGGTCTGCTGGGCGTGGCGTAGCTCGTGGGCAAGGGTCTGGAGCAGGCGCTTGCGGTAGAGCGGCAGGGCGCAGAGCGCGGTCGGCCAGGGAAGCGGAAAGAGCCCCAGGCGCGCCAGGACAATAAAGTGCGGGTTGAGGCAGACACAGTCCTCGCCACTCTCTTCCTGGTAGTACTCGCCGGGATTGATCCCCGTGGTCCACTCCACCCGCAGCGCTCCAGCATACCCGAGTGCCGTCAGTCGCTCCCGAAGCCGCTCGGTGTCCAGCTGGAGCTGGAAGGGCTTGCCGCCAACGCGGACGGCAGGGGCGGTGAGGGAGGCTTGGGTCGTTGGCATGCTGTCAGTATAGCAGTTCCTCCCCGCTTCGCCGCCCCAAGCGGTATCATAGAGCCCGATGCGACCCTGGTTTTATCTGGCGCTAGGCTCTCTGCTGAGCGGCTGCACCCCGAGAAATCCCGCCCCGCTCCCGCTCCTCCAGCTCCACAACGGGGGGATGGAGCAGGGCACCGATGCCCCCACGGACTGGGGCGGCGACTGGGTGGGCTACAAGCGCCATGCCCTGAGCCGCGACACGCAAGTCAAGCACAGCGGGAGCGCGTCGCTACGCTTTCAGCTCACCCCCCGCGACCACGAGCGAACCTTGGAGCAGCTGGTTGTCGGGGGGGCAGGGCGCTCCGTGGTGCTGAGTGGCTGGCTCAAGACCGAGGGAGCCCTTCGAGTTCAGGTGGGGGTCTTGCCCTACGGCAGCCGTGGTACCGCGCTCGCCGCTCCCGCCTTTTTTATGGTGGAAAAGCCCACGGGCTGGACCCACTTCTCGCAGCCGCTCACCCTCCCGGAGAACGCCCTGAGCTTCAGTGTGGCGCTTCGGGCGGCGGGCGCGGGGGCGGTCTGGCTCGACGATGTCCAGCTCTCGGGGGAGCGTGTGGAGACAGTTCCCTCCGATCCGCTGACCGTGCTCCCGCCCCAGCACCAGGAGCCCGAGCGCCCCTACCCCGGCACGCACCTGCCCACCTGGTACGAGGTGCACCAGGCGCTCAAGGCCCAGGCACGCAGCGCAACCCCGAATATCGTCTTTCTGGGCGACTCGATCACCAAGCGCTGGCGGCTCGACGGTAGCGACGAGTGGGAGCGGTTCTTTGCGCCGCTGGGGGCGCTCAACCTGGGTTTGGAAGGGGACCGGACCTCGCAGGTGCTCTGGCGCATCCAAGACGGCACGCTCGCGGGGCTCCATCCCAAGCTCGTGGTGCTTGCGGTGGGGGCCAACAACCTGATCCGCGATACCTACCCCCCGGAGCGTGTCGCGGCGGGCGTGCTGGCCTGCGTCCGTGCGGTCGAGCGCGCCTGTCCGGGCACAAAGGTCTTGGTCGTGGGCATCTTCCCCACAGAAAAGAGCGCCACCCACCCGATCCGCGCACGCATCCAGCAGACCAACGCCCTGCTCGCCGCCCAGCTCCCGCACTTCCTAGAGCTGGGCAAGGACTTCCTAGAGCCCGACGGCACCCTCAGCGACCGCCTCTTCCCCGACCAGATCCACCCCAACGCCGCCGGCTACCGCCTCTACCGCGAGCGCCTCCTCCCAAAAATTCAGAGTTTGGTTAAGTAATACTCATTGAGAGTTATCCACAGGTTATCCACAGCCTGTGGATAACTTCTTCGGGAAGAGAGAGGCCAAAGCGCTCCGTGAGCAGAGGGAGAAGCTCGGGCTCAGTGAGGGGCTGCGTGGTCGTGCTGGTGGCGGTCTCGGTTACAAGCTCGTGGTTGCGGAGGTAGGTGCGCTGGGTGAGGCCGGGGAGCTGGACGGTGAGGACTTTCTTGAAGATTGTGTCGGGGTGGGTGGACGTGTAGTGGCTGGCGACCTCGACATCGATCCCGTACGAGAGCTCATCCGTGAAGGCGTAGAGGTCTTTCCAGCCCGTGTTGCTGATGGACTGGAGCACCCAGGTCGTGCCCTCGCGCAGGAGGCGGTAGTGCCAGTCGCCGTGCGTTTGGGGCTGGCCCTCGACAAGCGGGAGCGGCTGGAGGAGCCCCTCGGAGCCAAAACCCACATCGACCAGCCAAACCGTGCCCTCGAGCTCGACACGCAACAGAAGATGGGTACGGGGACGCAGCGTGACCGAGCGGTAGCGAACACGAGCCAGCAGGCGGGTGACGGTGAAGCCAAGGCTCTCCAGAGCGTGCAAGAGGAGCGTGTTCTGCTCGAAGCAGTAGCCGCCGCGTCGCGCCGTGACCAGCTTGGCCTGGAGGCTCTCACTATCCAGCGCGATACGCTGCCCCAAGAGCACATCGAGGTTCTCGAAGGGAATGTGGGTTGCGTGGGCGAGCTGAAGCGCCGCCAGAGTCTCCCCGCAGACGGTTCGTGGGCCGTCGTAGCCGATCCGGGCGAGGTAGGCGTCTAGGTCGAACTCGGGCATGGGCTCTACCACTTGTGGGCGATCGCGAAGCGGGGGTAGTCGCGGGCGTTGCGGCTCCCCGAGTGGGCGCAGAGGTAGTGATAGAAGAGCACATCGCCGCGCTTGCCCTCCACCTGAATCCCCTCGCCCAACTCCAGCTCGCCCAGAGCGTTGTTGAGGGTGAACATCCGCTGAAAGCGCTCAGGATCGCTCGCGGCAAAGGCCTCAATTTTCTTATGGGAGCCCGGCCAGACCACGGTCGGGGCACCGTCGCGCTTGCAGTCGGTGAGGTAGAGCAGCGACGCCAGGCGCATGGGGCGGGGGAAGACCACAAAGTTATCCCGCTCCAGGGCGTGGTCGATGTGTGGGCCGTGGTGCGCCCAGGGGCCGGGCTGGGGGAAGATATTGATCGCAAACGCCGAGCGCGGCGGCTGCCAGCTGGGCTCTGCCTCGCCACAGAGCTCGTCCACGAGCCGCGCCATCTCAGTGCTAAAGATCGCGCAGACCTCGGGCGAGTCGTGGCTGGAGCCGACCGGCGCGCCCTCCCAGGTGGCGGGATCGCACGGGTCGGCACCGAGCTTCGCCCAGATCGCCGCCTCGGCCCTGGCGGCGAGCTCATCGGGGATGAGGCCAGGGACGAGCAAAAAACCATCGCGGTCAAAAGCGCTACGTTGCTCGGGAGTGAGAAGGCTCATCTGCGCGAGACCTTCGGGCCTTGTGGCGTGTCGGCGAGGTCCCAGCCAAGCTCCGCGAGCTGGGTGCGGATCACGTCGGAGCGGGCGAAGTCCTTGGCCTTGCGTGCGGCTTGGCGCTCGTCGACCAGCGCTTGAATCTCCGCAGGCACCTCGACCGCCACCTCCTCGGTCTTGACCGCGCGCTCCTCCAGCTTCAGCCCCAGCACGGCATCGAAGTGCTTCCAGAGCCGGGGGGAGTCGTAGGAGTGTAGTAGCCCGACCGCCCGGGGGACATTCAGGTCATCGGCGAGCGCCCCGAGGACATCGGCGACTGCTGACGCAAACGCGGTGTCGTCGGTGAGGGGCTCATCTTCCACCCGCGCCACCCGCTCGTAGAGGCGCTTGAGGGTTCCCGCCGCGGCGTCCAGATTCGATGCCTTGCCAATCTCCTGGTTCTCCGGGTTCCACGCCCACTTCAGCTCCAGCTCACTGCGGTAGTGTGCCTGGAGGCAGAGGTAGCGGTAGGCGATGGGGTCGTAGCCCGAGGCGATCAGGGTCTCCAGCGTGATAAACCCGCCCTTGGACTTGCTCATCTTCGTGTCGCGGCCCAGGGTCAGAAACGCCGAGTGCATCCAGATATTGGCGAAGGTGTGGCCCGTGCAGCACTCGGACTGCGCGATCTCATTGGTGTGGTGGACATTGATATGGTCGTTGCCGCCGCAGTGGATATCGAAGGTCTCTCCCAGATACTTCATGCTCATCGCGGAGCACTCGATATGCCAGCCGGGGTAGCCAATCCCCCACGGCGACTCCCACTTCATGATGTGGTTGGGCTTGTTGGAGAACCAGAGAACAAAGTCTGCGGGGCCCCGCTTGCCGCTGTCCACATTCACATCGTCGCGGGCCGCCACCTTCAGCTCATCGAGGCGCAGACGGGCGAGCTTGCCGTAGTCGGGGAACTTGCTGGTGTCGAAGTACAGCGCCTCAGGCGTGGTGTAGGTGTAGCCCTTCTCTTCCAAGGTCTTGTTGATGTCGATCATCTCCTGGATGTGGTCCGTGGCGCGCGGCAGATGAGTGGGGCGGTCGATATTGAGCCGGTCGATATCCTTCAGGAACGCCTCGGTATAGAACTCCGCGATCGCCCAGGGGTCTTTTCCCTCCCGCTGGGCCGCGATCGCCATCTTATCGTCGCCCTCGTCCTCGTCGCTGGTCAGGTGCCCGACATCGGTGATGTTCATCACCCAGGTGGTCTCCAGCCCAGCGAGGCGCAGGGTGCGCACCAGCAGGTCCTCAAAGAGAAAAGTACGGAGGTTGCCGATATGGGCGTAGTTGTAGACAGTCGGCCCACAGGTGTAGAGCCCCACTTTTCCGGGGGTCAGGGGCGCGAGGCGCTCTTTGCTGCGACTGAGTGTGTTGTAGAGAAAGATATCCATGATATTGTTCGGAACGCTCCTATTTTAGATCGCTCCCATGAACGGGAGCGTCTTGCTGCCGTCGCAGGCTCCGACACGAAGGCCTCCGGCCATGGCCGAAGGCCTTTGTGTCGCGTAGCGACAGCGAGACGCCCCCCTCCAACGGGGGCGATGAAAAGCGGTGTGACCTATTTTACCGCCTGCTGGTAGAAGAGTGTTTGCTGTGCCCAGCCGGCGTAGGGGCCAAACTTGCGCTGGAAGGCCGACGCGGCGCGCTCGTAGTTGGCCGGGGTGAGCGAGGCATCGCGTAGCTCGGGGGCGTAGTGGGTCTTGGCGATCCGCCAGATATGGGTGTCCACGGGCACGGCGGCATCGGCATCGAGGGAGAAGAGCGCGATACAGTCGGCGATCTTGCGGCCGATACCGGGGAACGGGGTGAGCTCGCTCTCTATCTCGGCGAGAGGCTTTCCTCGGAGAGAGTCCAGCCAGCCGTCGGGCTTCTCGGCGAGCTTGCGTGCGGCGGCGACCACGCGCTCGGCGCGGAAGCCGAGGCCGCGGGCGCGGAGCTGGCTCTCGCGGAGGGTGAGGAGTGCCTCTAGCGAGGGGAACGGGCCAAGGGGCTCGCCGCTGGCCTCCTCGCAGACCGCTTGGAGCATCTTGCTGATGCGTGCGATAGGGGCGACGGAGGCGCAGAGAAACGAGAAGAAGCACTCGTGCGGGTCTTGTCGCAGGAGGCGTAGACCGGGTTGTCGCTTCCAGGCACTGGCAAAGAGGGGATCGCTAGCGCTCCAGCGGCGTGCTTGTTCACCCAGGGCGAGCTCATCGAGGCGCAGAAAGTGCCGCACCGTGGCTTCATCCGTCTCCGCAAGCTCTAGTGTGCTCTCGGTCTGTCGTAGGCAGAGTCGCTGTGTGCCCACGTAGCCCGTCAGCCAGCCATCGTCTTGCCGTTGCCAGCGAAAGAGCTGGCCGGAGAAGAGCGTCGCTTCGAGGTCGAGCTCGTGCTCAGGGAGGGTAAGAGAGATCATAGACGCAAAAAAGCCGGGTGGAGTCCACCCGGCTTTCAGGAAGGGGTTTTAAGAAACTTACTTGCGACGGCGGCGGATCGCGACCGCAACCGGGGCGAGACCAAGACCGAAGAGCGCCAGGGTGGCGGGCTCCGGGATGACCGCAACGAGGGTCACGTTCATGGCGGCATCGGGCCAAGCGTAGGTGGTCTGCGCGGGGCTACCGGAGAAGGCTTGGGTGACGGGGGCTTGGCCAGCGTAGGTACCCGACCAGATGTAGGTTAGGTTGGCATTCGTGCTGGAGAACTGAACCGTGTTGGAACCCCAGTACTTAAATGTACCCGTGGAGCCATCGTCTTGTAGCGTAAAGATCTGGGTGAACAGCCCCGTGGTGGAACCTGCACCCGTAAAGTTTACCTGAGTCGCCTTGAAGTAGTTCTCAAAGCTGCTCCCCGAGGCATCCTTGATCGTCGCGGTCACCGGGCTGTTAAACGTGAATACCTTGGTGACGCCGATATCTGCCAGGCGGTCCCAAGACAGCGAGGAGTTAGCCGATAGGGGGCTACCATTTCCTGTGAGGGTAGCAAGACCCCCCGAGGTGCTGCCCGTGATCGGGTTGGTATCCCAGGCGGCGCTGAGGGTGATGGTCTGTGCCTGGCTAGAACCTGCAACTCCCAGGACGATTGCCACTAGGAGAGTGCTACCGGTGAAACTTCGCGAAACTCGCATACTGCTATACCCCTTACGTAAAACAAAACCAAGAAACGATTGAGTAGTTTTTGGCACGCTAGTTGCATGCTCTAGGACTAGAGACTACCTGTAGGGATGATACCCACTTTACAAGGTGTCTAAACATTCATGTGGTTAAAGACGTCTGACACTCTCATGCCAGATGTGTTCTGCCACGTCTCCCCCACTTTACCAACTTCTGCCCTCTCTGTCAAGCCTCTCCCCGAAAACTTTAAGATTTTACAAACAAGTTGATAGGGTAGTTGGAGCCTGACAAGGGGAGCGTGCGGACCGGGACGACCTTGCGGGCTCCGGGAGCCAAGCGAAAGGTCGCCAAGGTTGTCTCCGGGCTACTGGTCTGGGGGATCTCAGCGCGCTTGCCGTCGATCACAAAGACCGCACCCGCCATGCCGCCCGCGGGCTCAAAGATCAGCCGAACCTCCGCAGGGCTTGTCGTGGGGTTGTCTAGGGTGAGCTGGATGTCGTAGAAGACCCCGTAGTTGCCCTCTAGGATCTGGCTAGGGTCGGTGCCGACTAAGGGAGCGCGCCCCACGGAGAAGAACCCCCAGCGGTGGCTTCCCACGCTGTACTTCGCTGTCAGAGCCACCCCTGGCTTGGGGTAGACATGGGGGGACTTACTCTCGAGCTCCCGGAGCTGGTTCTGCAGTGTGGCAGAGAGAGGGACCGCACTCAGGGTCTCGCTGATGGTCTGGGGCGAGCCGGGGAG
This genomic interval from Armatimonas rosea contains the following:
- a CDS encoding GDSL-type esterase/lipase family protein yields the protein MRPWFYLALGSLLSGCTPRNPAPLPLLQLHNGGMEQGTDAPTDWGGDWVGYKRHALSRDTQVKHSGSASLRFQLTPRDHERTLEQLVVGGAGRSVVLSGWLKTEGALRVQVGVLPYGSRGTALAAPAFFMVEKPTGWTHFSQPLTLPENALSFSVALRAAGAGAVWLDDVQLSGERVETVPSDPLTVLPPQHQEPERPYPGTHLPTWYEVHQALKAQARSATPNIVFLGDSITKRWRLDGSDEWERFFAPLGALNLGLEGDRTSQVLWRIQDGTLAGLHPKLVVLAVGANNLIRDTYPPERVAAGVLACVRAVERACPGTKVLVVGIFPTEKSATHPIRARIQQTNALLAAQLPHFLELGKDFLEPDGTLSDRLFPDQIHPNAAGYRLYRERLLPKIQSLVK
- a CDS encoding arylamine N-acetyltransferase family protein, translated to MPEFDLDAYLARIGYDGPRTVCGETLAALQLAHATHIPFENLDVLLGQRIALDSESLQAKLVTARRGGYCFEQNTLLLHALESLGFTVTRLLARVRYRSVTLRPRTHLLLRVELEGTVWLVDVGFGSEGLLQPLPLVEGQPQTHGDWHYRLLREGTTWVLQSISNTGWKDLYAFTDELSYGIDVEVASHYTSTHPDTIFKKVLTVQLPGLTQRTYLRNHELVTETATSTTTQPLTEPELLPLLTERFGLSLPEEVIHRLWITCG
- a CDS encoding phytanoyl-CoA dioxygenase family protein, which translates into the protein MSLLTPEQRSAFDRDGFLLVPGLIPDELAARAEAAIWAKLGADPCDPATWEGAPVGSSHDSPEVCAIFSTEMARLVDELCGEAEPSWQPPRSAFAINIFPQPGPWAHHGPHIDHALERDNFVVFPRPMRLASLLYLTDCKRDGAPTVVWPGSHKKIEAFAASDPERFQRMFTLNNALGELELGEGIQVEGKRGDVLFYHYLCAHSGSRNARDYPRFAIAHKW
- the cysS gene encoding cysteine--tRNA ligase codes for the protein MDIFLYNTLSRSKERLAPLTPGKVGLYTCGPTVYNYAHIGNLRTFLFEDLLVRTLRLAGLETTWVMNITDVGHLTSDEDEGDDKMAIAAQREGKDPWAIAEFYTEAFLKDIDRLNIDRPTHLPRATDHIQEMIDINKTLEEKGYTYTTPEALYFDTSKFPDYGKLARLRLDELKVAARDDVNVDSGKRGPADFVLWFSNKPNHIMKWESPWGIGYPGWHIECSAMSMKYLGETFDIHCGGNDHINVHHTNEIAQSECCTGHTFANIWMHSAFLTLGRDTKMSKSKGGFITLETLIASGYDPIAYRYLCLQAHYRSELELKWAWNPENQEIGKASNLDAAAGTLKRLYERVARVEDEPLTDDTAFASAVADVLGALADDLNVPRAVGLLHSYDSPRLWKHFDAVLGLKLEERAVKTEEVAVEVPAEIQALVDERQAARKAKDFARSDVIRTQLAELGWDLADTPQGPKVSRR
- a CDS encoding DNA glycosylase encodes the protein MISLTLPEHELDLEATLFSGQLFRWQRQDDGWLTGYVGTQRLCLRQTESTLELAETDEATVRHFLRLDELALGEQARRWSASDPLFASAWKRQPGLRLLRQDPHECFFSFLCASVAPIARISKMLQAVCEEASGEPLGPFPSLEALLTLRESQLRARGLGFRAERVVAAARKLAEKPDGWLDSLRGKPLAEIESELTPFPGIGRKIADCIALFSLDADAAVPVDTHIWRIAKTHYAPELRDASLTPANYERAASAFQRKFGPYAGWAQQTLFYQQAVK
- a CDS encoding PEP-CTERM sorting domain-containing protein (PEP-CTERM proteins occur, often in large numbers, in the proteomes of bacteria that also encode an exosortase, a predicted intramembrane cysteine proteinase. The presence of a PEP-CTERM domain at a protein's C-terminus predicts cleavage within the sorting domain, followed by covalent anchoring to some some component of the (usually Gram-negative) cell surface. Many PEP-CTERM proteins exhibit an unusual sequence composition that includes large numbers of potential glycosylation sites. Expression of one such protein has been shown restore the ability of a bacterium to form floc, a type of biofilm.); translated protein: MRVSRSFTGSTLLVAIVLGVAGSSQAQTITLSAAWDTNPITGSTSGGLATLTGNGSPLSANSSLSWDRLADIGVTKVFTFNSPVTATIKDASGSSFENYFKATQVNFTGAGSTTGLFTQIFTLQDDGSTGTFKYWGSNTVQFSSTNANLTYIWSGTYAGQAPVTQAFSGSPAQTTYAWPDAAMNVTLVAVIPEPATLALFGLGLAPVAVAIRRRRK